A single Cottoperca gobio chromosome 7, fCotGob3.1, whole genome shotgun sequence DNA region contains:
- the LOC115011023 gene encoding LOW QUALITY PROTEIN: protein-glutamine gamma-glutamyltransferase 5-like (The sequence of the model RefSeq protein was modified relative to this genomic sequence to represent the inferred CDS: substituted 1 base at 1 genomic stop codon), translating into MNLMPQSMHNVFGANGSPCRMKFVNFEAKENHTSHETQGLSTRHLVVRRGKPFKLSVWFLSRSWDPRTEYLVLEVCLGNRSHRIPVQFSDELSDPQGWSAKIYPCDMHPQSVTIFVCSPVNSSVALYQLLFHIESLQNRRSYAVGTFVLLCNPWLKDDPVYMPLDVQIQEYVKSDYTLLYMGTHLNISRRPWSLGQYEPGVLEACLKLLQVSTQHLKDKDKDYMLRADPVYLSRVICAMVNSNDDLGILEGKWQGNYKDGVKPTEWSGSAEIIHRWVSSNCSPVRYGQCWVFASVLCTVMRVLGIPSRVVTVFNAAHDGDGNLKIEEYYSTTGEKLKLSKDSIWNFHVWVECWMRRPDLGTGFDGWQVVDPTPQEKSAGIFCCGPCPVVAIKRRCLTAPFDTSFIYASLDADVIRMIVRDGLVVEREVDTESVGQLIYTKRIGSDSPENLTQVYKSNKSKTTWXSVSPLKRSTFRKRVCCICNMFHLRHLFPSSPGEMSPSLQVSLSIDGDLSVGESIVMCVTVTNQSSSPRVLMEHLNAQLKEYNSSAQESFWKSHREVYIQPGEVLTLQHTIPPSEYKSVLAGDDIVNMAVVIKDVKTKERFLATQEFNISSPQITVEIEGGDSIQMKKEHTAHVSFINPFTTTLYGAVLTVEGSGLLQGKHDTRLVLLQSGEKIEKTASIMASSPGTKLLMATFSHNNSPNVVSRSFQKVFVTTA; encoded by the exons ATGAACCTTATGCCACAGAGCATGCACAACGTCTTTG GCGCTAACGGTAGCCCATGCCGAATGAAGTTTGTCAACTTTGAGGCAAAGGAAAACCACACTTCCCATGAGACACAGGGCCTCAGCACAAGGCACCTGGTGGTGCGACGAGGGAAACCTTTCAAACTGTCTGTGTGGTTTCTCAGCCGCTCGTGGGATCCTCGCACAGAGTACCTGGTCCTGGAGGTTTGCCTCG GCAATCGGTCACACAGGATCCCTGTCCAGTTCTCTGACGAGCTATCCGACCCCCAAGGCTGGTCAGCCAAAATCTACCCATGCGACATGCATCCTCAGTCAGTCACCATCTTCGTCTGCTCCCCTGTTAATTCCTCAGTGGCTCTGTATCAGCTCTTGTTCCACATCGAGTCCTTACAGAACAGAAGGAGCTATGCAGTGGGAACATTTGTGCTGCTCTGCAACCCTTGGCTGAAAG ATGACCCAGTGTACATGCCCCTGGATGTCCAAATACAAGAGTATGTCAAGAGTGATTACACCCTGTTGTACATGGGCACCCATCTAAACATTAGTAGGCGGCCCTGGTCACTTGGTCAG TATGAGCCTGGAGTCCTTGAGGCGTgtctgaagctgctgcaggtcaGCACGCAGCACCTcaaggacaaagacaaagactaCATGCTACGAGCAGACCCCGTCTACCTCAGCCGGGTGATCTGTGCAATG GTGAACTCTAATGATGACCTGGGTATTTTGGAGGGGAAGTGGCAGGGCAACTACAAAGATGGAGTCAAGCCTACAGAGTGGAGCGGCAGCGCTGAAATCATCCACCGCTGGGTCTCGTCCAACTGCAGCCCAGTGCGCTATGGACAGTGCTGGGTCTTTGCATCTGTCCTCTGCACAG TGATGAGAGTGCTGGGGATTCCCTCCAGGGTGGTGACAGTTTTTAACGCGGCCCATGACGGTGATGGAAACCTGAAAATTGAAGAATATTACTCGACCACAGGGGAAAAGCTCAAACTGTCAAAGGACAGCATTTG GAACTTCCATGTGTGGGTGGAGTGCTGGATGAGGAGACCAGACCTCGGTACAGGGTTTGATGGCTGGCAGGTAGTGGACCCGACCCCCCAGGAGAAGAGTGCAG GGATATTCTGCTGTGGTCCTTGCCCAGTAGTTGCCATCAAGCGACGTTGCCTCACCGCCCCTTTTGACACCTCGTTCATCTATGCCTCTCTTGATGCTGACGTCATACGGATGATCGTGCGCGATGGACTGGTGGTGGAGAGGGAGGTGGACACTGAGTCTGTGGGACAGCTGATCTACACCAAGAGGATCGGCTCCGACTCACCAGAGAATCTGACACAGGTTTATAAGAGCAATAAAAGTAAGACGACATGGTAAAGTGTATCTCCTTTAAAAAGAAGCACATTT AGAAAACGTGTGTGTTGTATCTGTAACATGTTTCATTTAAGGCATCTCTTCCCTTCATCTCCAGGAGAAATGTCTCCCAGTTTGCAGGTGTCTTTAAGCATAGATGGGGATCTGTCAGTGGGTGAGAGCATCGTCATGTGTGTGACGGTCACAAACCAGTCAAGCAGCCCCAGAGTTCTGATGGAGCACCTCAACGCTCAGCTGAAAGAGTACAACAGCAGCGCACAGGAGAGCTTCTGGAAATCTCACAGAGAAGTGTACATACAGCCGGGTGAAG TTCTGACGCTCCAACACACCATCCCTCCCTCTGAGTACAAGTCAGTCCTGGCAGGTGATGATATTGTGAACATGGCGGTGGTGATAAAGGACGTGAAGACCAAAGAGAGATTCCTGGCAACGCAGGAGTTCAACATAAGCTCACCACAGATAACCGTAGAG ATCGAAGGAGGAGACAGCATCCAGATGAAGAAGGAGCACACAGCGCACGTGTCCTTCATCAACCCATTTACCACAACTCTATATGGCGCTGTGCTGACTGTAGAGGGATCTGGCTTGTTACAGGGCAAACACGACACCAG acTGGTTCTCCTGCAGTCAGGCGAGAAGATAGAGAAGACGGCGTCCATCATGGCGTCTTCACCCGGCACTAAACTGCTGATGGCCACTTTCTCACACAACAACAGCCCCAATGTTGTTTCCAGGAGCTTCCAGAAAGTCTTCGTCACGACTGCATGA